A DNA window from Xyrauchen texanus isolate HMW12.3.18 chromosome 6, RBS_HiC_50CHRs, whole genome shotgun sequence contains the following coding sequences:
- the LOC127644757 gene encoding serine/threonine-protein phosphatase 2A regulatory subunit B'' subunit alpha-like isoform X2, with product MMIKEASLREDPDFRGELAFLARGCDFVLPSRFKKRLKSFQQAQIQPEKKPGTPPPTLAPAPSSPTPRPPSPPPAKVVATPPPPSINIPRFYFPKGLPNCAANYDEAIAKIEVAFTEFEEEKADIYEMGKIAKACGCPLYWKAPMFICAGGERTGFVSVHSFIATWRKLLHSCYDDASKFVYLLAKPGCNYLEQEDFIPLLQDIVDTHPGLTFLKDAPEFHSRYITTVIQRIFFTVNRSWTGKINMTEIRRSNFLQTLALLEEEDDINQITDYFSYEHFYVIYCKFWELDTDHDLFIDPKDLARYNDHASSSRIIERLFSGAVTRGNSVQSVGRMSYAEFVWFLISEEDKKNHTSIEYWFRCMDMDGDGVLSMYELEFFYEEQCERMGGMGIEPLPFQDLLCQMLDLVKPESPGKITLRDLKRCRMAHIFYDTFFNLEKYLDHEQRDPFAVQKDLDSDGPEPSDWDKYAAEEYEILVAEETANEQLREGSFDDDYESDELTVSSDIENKMDKLVISDLSA from the exons ATGATGATCAAGGAGGCCTCGTTGAGGGAGGATCCCGACTTCCGGGGTGAACTGGCCTTTTTGGCCCGCGGCTGTGACTTTGTCCTCCCTTCACGATTCAAGAAAAGGCTCAAGTCTTTCCAGCAAGCCCAG ATCCAGCCAGAGAAGAAACCTGGAACGCCTCCTCCAACTCTTGCACCTGCGCCTTCCTCGCCAACCCCACGGCCACCCAGCCCTCCACCAGCCAAAGTGGTGGCCACTCCCCCACCCCCTTCCATAAACATTCCACGCTTTTACTTCCCCAAAGGCCTTCCAAACTGCGCTGCCAACTATGATGAGGCCATTgccaaaattgaggtggccttcACCGAGTTTGAGGAGGAGAAAGCTGACATATATGAGATGGGGAAGATAGCAAAG GCATGTGGGTGTCCACTCTATTGGAAAGCCCCTATGTTTATTTGTGCTGGTGGAGAGAGGACTGGTTTTGTTTCTGTTCACTCATTTATTGCAACATGGAGAAA GTTATTGCACAGCTGTTATGATGATGCATCCAAGTTTGTTTACTTGCTGGCCAAACCAGGCTGCAATTATCTGGAACAAGAAGATTTCATCCCTCTATTACAG GACATAGTGGACACTCATCCAGGGCTGACGTTTTTAAAAGATGCTCCTGAATTCCATTCCCGGTACATCACAACA GTTATTCAAAGAATATTTTTCACAGTAAATCGCTCATGGACAGGCAAGATCAACATGACAGAGATCAGAAGAAGCAACTTCCTCCAG ACACTCGCCCTGCTGGAAGAAGAGGATGACATCAATCAAATTACAGATTATTTCTCTTATGAGCACTTTTATGTCATTTACTGTAAGTTCTGGGAGCTGGACACTGACCATGACCTCTTTATTGACCCCAAGGACCTGGCCAGGTACAACGACCATG cTTCATCAAGCAGAATCATTGAGAGGCTGTTCTCAGGAGCTGTCACAAG GGGAAACTCTGTGCAAAGTGTAGGGAGAATGAGCTATGCTGAGTTTGTTTGGTTCCTTATCTCAGAAGAGGACAAAAAGAACCATACGAG taTAGAGTACTGGTTTCGTTGTATGGATATGGATGGAGATGGTGTTCTTTCCATGTATGAACTGGAGTTTTTCTATGAGGAACAGTGTGAACGCATGGGGGGGATGGGTATTGAACCACTGCCCTTCCAGGATCTCTTGTGTCAGATGCTGGACTTAGTCAAACCAGAATCTCCAG GTAAAATTACACTTCGAGATCTGAAGCGCTGCAGGATGGCACATATATTCTATGACACATTCTTCAATCTGGAGAAATATCTGGACCATGAACAGAGAGATCCCTTTGCAGTGCAGAAG GATTTGGACAGTGATGGTCCAGAGCCCTCAGACTGGGATAAGTATGCTGCCGAAGAGTATGAGATTCTTGTAGCAGAGGAGACAGCCAATGAACAGCTACGAGAGGG ATCTTTTGATGATGATTATGAGTCAGATGAGCTCACAGTCTCCTCagacattgaaaataaaatggatAAGCTGGTCATATCTGATTTATCGGCATAA